A window of the Synchiropus splendidus isolate RoL2022-P1 chromosome 6, RoL_Sspl_1.0, whole genome shotgun sequence genome harbors these coding sequences:
- the LOC128761194 gene encoding musculoskeletal embryonic nuclear protein 1-like isoform X1 produces MSQPGEVKKKKRPPMKEEDLKGARSKLGLKGEVKSKTYEVMAECERAGKVAPSVFSGVRTGTETCLEKPAAKPAGGSVFGK; encoded by the exons ATGTCGCAG CCAGgcgaggtgaagaagaagaagcgaccgccgatgaaggaggaggaccTGAAGGGCGCACGTAGCAAACTGGGCCTGAAGGGCGAGGTCAAGAGCAAGACCTATGAGGTCATGGCGGAGTGcg AGCGAGCGGGGAAAGTGGCTCCGTCTGTGTTCAGCGGGGTGAGGACGGGGACGGAGACGTGCCTGGAGAAGCCTGCAGCCaaacctgcagggggcagcgtgTTCGGCAAGTAG
- the LOC128761194 gene encoding store-operated calcium entry regulator STIMATE-like isoform X2, whose amino-acid sequence MALNAVSQPGESALTAPGGSLTNTSSPSSPSPGTDNRGCQNGALMDSFGIFLQGLLAMMAFSILMLKRFREPKHERRPWRIWFLDTSKQAIGMLFIHFANVYLSDLTEEDPCSLYLINFLLDASLGMLFIYAGVRAVSAVVEWRQWDSLRFGEYGEPVQCTAWLGQCILYILIMMFEKILIMLVLLIPQWKKLALLNPIHNAALELAIVMLIVPFFVNALMFWVVDNFLMKKHRTKAKQEEREEDSRGNSKVRYRRALSHDDSESEILFSADDEMDESDEDDVRRLTGAKTVKKKKHRMGIPPGEVKKKKRPPMKEEDLKGARSKLGLKGEVKSKTYEVMAECERAGKVAPSVFSGVRTGTETCLEKPAAKPAGGSVFGK is encoded by the exons ATGGCTCTCAACGCGGTGTCCCAGCCCGGGGAGTCGGCGCTCACGGCTCCAGGAGGGTCCCTGACCAACACGTCGTCGCCCTCCAGCCCCTCGCCAGGGACGGACAATAGAGGCTGCCAGAATGGAGCTCTGATGGACTCGTTCGGGATCTTCCTGCAGGGACTCCTGGCCATGATGGCCTTCAGCATTCTCATGT TGAAACGCTTCAGGGAGCCCAAACATGAGAGGAGACCCTGGAGAATCTG GTTCCTGGACACGTCCAAGCAGGCCATCGGGATGCTCTTCATCCACTTCGCTAACGTCTACCTGTCCGACCTCACGGAGGAGGATCCCTGCTCGCT ATACCTCATAAACTTCCTCCTGGACGCTTCACTGGGCATGTTGTTCATCTACGCTGGAGTGCGAGCCGTCAGCGCCGTTGTCGAGTGGCGGCAGTGGGACTCTCTTCGCTTTGGAGAATACG GGGAGCCGGTGCAGTGTACGGCCTGGCTGGGTCAGTGCATCCTCTACATCCTCATCATGATGTTTGAGAAGATCCTCATCATGTTGGTTCTTCTCATCCCTCAGTGGAAGAAG ctggCTCTCCTCAACCCCATTCACAACGCTGCCCTGGAGCTTGCCATCGTCATGCTCATTGTCCCGTTCTTCGTCAAC GCCCTCATGTTTTGGGTGGTAGACAACTTCCTCATGAAAAAGcacagaacaaaagcaaagcaggaggagagagaggaggactcCAGGGGGAACAGCAAGGTCCGCTACAGACGAGCGCTGTCCCACGACGACTCGGAGTCAGAG ATCTTGTTCTCAGCAGACGACGAGATGGATGAGTCGGACGAGGACGACGTCCGGAGGCTCACTGGTGCGAAgacggtgaagaagaagaagcaccgTATGGGAATTCCA CCAGgcgaggtgaagaagaagaagcgaccgccgatgaaggaggaggaccTGAAGGGCGCACGTAGCAAACTGGGCCTGAAGGGCGAGGTCAAGAGCAAGACCTATGAGGTCATGGCGGAGTGcg AGCGAGCGGGGAAAGTGGCTCCGTCTGTGTTCAGCGGGGTGAGGACGGGGACGGAGACGTGCCTGGAGAAGCCTGCAGCCaaacctgcagggggcagcgtgTTCGGCAAGTAG
- the sfmbt1 gene encoding scm-like with four MBT domains protein 1 isoform X1, which yields MKPEPLESDGDSAQDVSDFNWDDYLDESGATSVPHHAFKHVDQGLQTGLTPGMKLEVCVRSEADAPYWVANIITTCGQLLLLRYEGYHDDRRADFWCDIMTADLHPLGWSREQGKAMRPPEGVREKNPEWESMLEKALAEDCGAPANLLELPRPGRDPAELLCAGCYVELQDQADPGLAWAAEVEENVGGRLKLRLLGTEELPDAPATLWLFYLHPRLHAPGWAKEHGCALRPPPELRGLRTEEEWEEVKQRITDLPEDEDLTAALTKERTAIATHCFKEGMKLEALDPNAPISIRPATITKVFNEQHFLVTMDDLCGLEESEGTGRSFLCHRDSPGLFPAQWGLKNGLPLSPPPGFQGLDFDWADYLKRSEAEAAPQHCFPTEQSDHSFKESMKLEAVNPLSPENIHVASVTRVKGPYVWLSLEGLKQPMPEVIVHVDSLDIFPVSWCETNGYPLVHPIKPPVEKERKVAVVQPEKHRAPPKSTSPDAVKQQTANQSDMGQGNGKYCCPKIYFNHRCFSGPYLNKGRIAELPQFIGPGNCVLVLKEVLTLLINSAYKPSRVLRELQLDQESRWQGYGETLKAKYKGKSYRATVEIVRTADRVADFCRKTCIKLECCPNLFGPGMVLERCSENCSVLTKTKYTYYYGKKKSKRVGRPPGGHSNLEGGVKRRGRKRKRRKQLFVHKKRRSSASVDNTPAGSPQGSGDEEDLDEDDSLSEDSGSELQDDLQDDSEQSVGKSQPATPSPSPPATPRPTRRRRKPHSPSFSDDENRPPSPKTSKPEPPQKLCLDTSPLEWSVTDVVRFIRTTDCAPLARIFMDQEIDGQALLLLNLPTVQECMDLKLGPAIKLCHHIERVKLVFYQQFAT from the exons ATGAAGCCGGAGCCGCTGGAGTCTG ACGGAGATTCTGCTCAGGACGTGTCTGACTTCAACTGGGACGACTACCTGGACGAGAGCGGCGCAACGTCGGTGCCCCATCACGCTTTCAAACAT GTGGACCAGGGCCTGCAGACCGGGCTCACCCCGGGGATGAAGCTAGAGGTGTGCGTGCGCTCCGAGGCAGACGCCCCGTACTGGGTAGCCAACATCATCACCACGTGtggccagctgctgctgctgcgctaTGAGGGTTACCACGACGACCGACGCGCCGACTTCTGGTGTGACATCATGACCGCCGACCTCCATCCTCTAGGCTGGAGCCGAGAGCAGGGCAAGGCCATGAGACCTCCAGAGG GTGTTCGGGAGAAGAACCCGGAATGGGAGTCGATGCTGGAGAAAGCTTTGGCAGAGGACTGCGGCGCTCCTGccaacctgctggagctg cCGCGGCCCGGCAGAGACCCAGCGGAGCTGTTGTGCGCCGGCTGCTATGTGGAGCTCCAGGACCAGGCAGACCCCGGTCTTGCCTGGGCTGCCGAGGTAGAGGAGAACGTCGGGGGCCGGCTGAAGCTGCGGTTGCTTGGCACGGAGGAACTCCCGGACGCGCCAGCCACTCTCTGGCTCTTCTACCTGCACCCGCGCCTGCACGCCCCAGGCTGGGCCAAAGAGCACGGTTGCGCACTGAGGCCCCCCCCAG AGCTGCGGGGCCTGCGGACAGaagaggagtgggaggaggtgAAGCAGCGGATCACTGACCTGCCTGAGGATGAAGATCTGACTGCAGCGCTAACAAAG GAACGGACTGCGATCGCGACTCATTGTTTTAAGGAAGGGATGAAGCTGGAGGCCCTCGACCCCAACGCTCCCATCTCCATCAGACCAGCAACCATCACCAAG GTGTTTAATGAGCAGCACTTCCTGGTGACCATGGACGACCTCTGCGGTCTCGAAGAGTCAGAAGGAACCGGACGATCCTTCCTGTGTCACAGAGACAGCCCCGGGCTATTTCCCGCTCAGTGGGGTCTTAAAAACGGACTCCCTCTCAGCCCTCCTCCAG GGTTCCAGGGTCTGGACTTCGACTGGGCTGACTACCTGAAGCGGAGTGAGGCCGAAGCTGCTCCTCAGCACTGCTTCCCAACT GAGCAAAGTGATCACAGTTTTAAAGagtccatgaagctggaggcggTGAACCCGCTGTCGCCCGAGAATATCCACGTGGCCTCAGTCACGCGGGTCAAAGGGCCATACGTCTGGCTCAGTCTGGAAG GGCTGAAGCAGCCCATGCCAGAGGTCATAGTTCATGTGGACTCTCTGGACATCTTTCCTGTGAGCTGGTGCGAGACCAACGGATACCCACTGGTCCACCCCATCAAGCCACCAG TGGAGAAGGAGCGAAAGGTCGCCGTCGTGCAACCAGAAAAACA CAGGGCTCCGCCCAAGTCCACATCACCTGACGCCGTCAAGCAGCAGACCGCCAACCAGTCAGACATGG GTCAAGGGAACGGGAAATACTGCTGCCCCAAGATCTACTTCAACCACCGCTGCTTCTCTGGACCGTACCTCAACAAGGGACGCATCGCAGAGCTGCCGCAGTTCATCGGCCCCGGAAACTGCGTTCTTGTGCTCAAAGAG GTCCTGACTCTGCTCATCAACTCGGCATACAAGCCGAGTCGAGTGCTGCGggagctgcagctggaccaGGAGAGCCGCTGGCAGGGCTACGGAGAGACCCTCAAAGCCAA GTACAAGGGGAAGAGCTACCGCGCCACGGTGGAGATCGTCCGCACCGCTGACCGTGTGGCCGACTTCTGCAGGAAAACCTGCATCAAACTGGAGTGCTGCCCGAACCTGTTTGGACCCGGCATGGTGCTGGAGCGCTGCTCTGAGAACTGCTCCGTCCTCACCAAGACCAAATACA CGTATTACTACGGCAAGAAGAAGAGCAAACGGGTGGGCCGTCCTCCCGGAGGTCACTCGAACCTGGAGGGAGGTgtgaagaggagagggaggaagaggaagaggaggaagcagctcTTCGTCCACAAGAAGAGACGCTCGTCTGCTTCAGTCGACAACACACCTGCTGGATCTCCTCAG GGCAGCGGAGATGAAGAAGATCTGGACGAGGATGACTCTCTCAGCGAAGACTCTGGATCTGAGCTGCAGGATGACCTTCAGGACGACTCTGAACAGTCAGTGGGGAAGTCTCAACCTGCCACGCCCTCCCCCTCCCCGCCGGCGACCCCTCGGCCCACGCGCCGGCGCAGGAAGCCTCACTCGCCCTCCTTCTCCGACGATGAGAATCGACCTCCTTCGCCAAAG ACCTCAAAGCCCGAGCCCCCTCAGAAGCTGTGTTTGGACACGAGCCCCCTGGAGTGGAGCGTCACAGATGTGGTTCGTTTCATCAGGACCACCGACTGCGCCCCTCTCGCTCGCATTTTCATGGATCAA GAGATCGACGGGCAGGCGCTGCTCCTGCTGAACCTGCCGACGGTGCAGGAGTGCATGGATCTGAAGCTGGGACCGGCAATCAAGCTGTGCCACCACATAGAGAGAGTCAAGCTGGTGTTTTATCAACAGTTTGCCACGTAG
- the sfmbt1 gene encoding scm-like with four MBT domains protein 1 isoform X2 yields the protein MKPEPLESDGDSAQDVSDFNWDDYLDESGATSVPHHAFKHVDQGLQTGLTPGMKLEVCVRSEADAPYWVANIITTCGQLLLLRYEGYHDDRRADFWCDIMTADLHPLGWSREQGKAMRPPEGVREKNPEWESMLEKALAEDCGAPANLLELPRPGRDPAELLCAGCYVELQDQADPGLAWAAEVEENVGGRLKLRLLGTEELPDAPATLWLFYLHPRLHAPGWAKEHGCALRPPPELRGLRTEEEWEEVKQRITDLPEDEDLTAALTKERTAIATHCFKEGMKLEALDPNAPISIRPATITKVFNEQHFLVTMDDLCGLEESEGTGRSFLCHRDSPGLFPAQWGLKNGLPLSPPPGFQGLDFDWADYLKRSEAEAAPQHCFPTEQSDHSFKESMKLEAVNPLSPENIHVASVTRVKGPYVWLSLEGLKQPMPEVIVHVDSLDIFPVSWCETNGYPLVHPIKPPVEKERKVAVVQPEKQAPPKSTSPDAVKQQTANQSDMGQGNGKYCCPKIYFNHRCFSGPYLNKGRIAELPQFIGPGNCVLVLKEVLTLLINSAYKPSRVLRELQLDQESRWQGYGETLKAKYKGKSYRATVEIVRTADRVADFCRKTCIKLECCPNLFGPGMVLERCSENCSVLTKTKYTYYYGKKKSKRVGRPPGGHSNLEGGVKRRGRKRKRRKQLFVHKKRRSSASVDNTPAGSPQGSGDEEDLDEDDSLSEDSGSELQDDLQDDSEQSVGKSQPATPSPSPPATPRPTRRRRKPHSPSFSDDENRPPSPKTSKPEPPQKLCLDTSPLEWSVTDVVRFIRTTDCAPLARIFMDQEIDGQALLLLNLPTVQECMDLKLGPAIKLCHHIERVKLVFYQQFAT from the exons ATGAAGCCGGAGCCGCTGGAGTCTG ACGGAGATTCTGCTCAGGACGTGTCTGACTTCAACTGGGACGACTACCTGGACGAGAGCGGCGCAACGTCGGTGCCCCATCACGCTTTCAAACAT GTGGACCAGGGCCTGCAGACCGGGCTCACCCCGGGGATGAAGCTAGAGGTGTGCGTGCGCTCCGAGGCAGACGCCCCGTACTGGGTAGCCAACATCATCACCACGTGtggccagctgctgctgctgcgctaTGAGGGTTACCACGACGACCGACGCGCCGACTTCTGGTGTGACATCATGACCGCCGACCTCCATCCTCTAGGCTGGAGCCGAGAGCAGGGCAAGGCCATGAGACCTCCAGAGG GTGTTCGGGAGAAGAACCCGGAATGGGAGTCGATGCTGGAGAAAGCTTTGGCAGAGGACTGCGGCGCTCCTGccaacctgctggagctg cCGCGGCCCGGCAGAGACCCAGCGGAGCTGTTGTGCGCCGGCTGCTATGTGGAGCTCCAGGACCAGGCAGACCCCGGTCTTGCCTGGGCTGCCGAGGTAGAGGAGAACGTCGGGGGCCGGCTGAAGCTGCGGTTGCTTGGCACGGAGGAACTCCCGGACGCGCCAGCCACTCTCTGGCTCTTCTACCTGCACCCGCGCCTGCACGCCCCAGGCTGGGCCAAAGAGCACGGTTGCGCACTGAGGCCCCCCCCAG AGCTGCGGGGCCTGCGGACAGaagaggagtgggaggaggtgAAGCAGCGGATCACTGACCTGCCTGAGGATGAAGATCTGACTGCAGCGCTAACAAAG GAACGGACTGCGATCGCGACTCATTGTTTTAAGGAAGGGATGAAGCTGGAGGCCCTCGACCCCAACGCTCCCATCTCCATCAGACCAGCAACCATCACCAAG GTGTTTAATGAGCAGCACTTCCTGGTGACCATGGACGACCTCTGCGGTCTCGAAGAGTCAGAAGGAACCGGACGATCCTTCCTGTGTCACAGAGACAGCCCCGGGCTATTTCCCGCTCAGTGGGGTCTTAAAAACGGACTCCCTCTCAGCCCTCCTCCAG GGTTCCAGGGTCTGGACTTCGACTGGGCTGACTACCTGAAGCGGAGTGAGGCCGAAGCTGCTCCTCAGCACTGCTTCCCAACT GAGCAAAGTGATCACAGTTTTAAAGagtccatgaagctggaggcggTGAACCCGCTGTCGCCCGAGAATATCCACGTGGCCTCAGTCACGCGGGTCAAAGGGCCATACGTCTGGCTCAGTCTGGAAG GGCTGAAGCAGCCCATGCCAGAGGTCATAGTTCATGTGGACTCTCTGGACATCTTTCCTGTGAGCTGGTGCGAGACCAACGGATACCCACTGGTCCACCCCATCAAGCCACCAG TGGAGAAGGAGCGAAAGGTCGCCGTCGTGCAACCAGAAAAACA GGCTCCGCCCAAGTCCACATCACCTGACGCCGTCAAGCAGCAGACCGCCAACCAGTCAGACATGG GTCAAGGGAACGGGAAATACTGCTGCCCCAAGATCTACTTCAACCACCGCTGCTTCTCTGGACCGTACCTCAACAAGGGACGCATCGCAGAGCTGCCGCAGTTCATCGGCCCCGGAAACTGCGTTCTTGTGCTCAAAGAG GTCCTGACTCTGCTCATCAACTCGGCATACAAGCCGAGTCGAGTGCTGCGggagctgcagctggaccaGGAGAGCCGCTGGCAGGGCTACGGAGAGACCCTCAAAGCCAA GTACAAGGGGAAGAGCTACCGCGCCACGGTGGAGATCGTCCGCACCGCTGACCGTGTGGCCGACTTCTGCAGGAAAACCTGCATCAAACTGGAGTGCTGCCCGAACCTGTTTGGACCCGGCATGGTGCTGGAGCGCTGCTCTGAGAACTGCTCCGTCCTCACCAAGACCAAATACA CGTATTACTACGGCAAGAAGAAGAGCAAACGGGTGGGCCGTCCTCCCGGAGGTCACTCGAACCTGGAGGGAGGTgtgaagaggagagggaggaagaggaagaggaggaagcagctcTTCGTCCACAAGAAGAGACGCTCGTCTGCTTCAGTCGACAACACACCTGCTGGATCTCCTCAG GGCAGCGGAGATGAAGAAGATCTGGACGAGGATGACTCTCTCAGCGAAGACTCTGGATCTGAGCTGCAGGATGACCTTCAGGACGACTCTGAACAGTCAGTGGGGAAGTCTCAACCTGCCACGCCCTCCCCCTCCCCGCCGGCGACCCCTCGGCCCACGCGCCGGCGCAGGAAGCCTCACTCGCCCTCCTTCTCCGACGATGAGAATCGACCTCCTTCGCCAAAG ACCTCAAAGCCCGAGCCCCCTCAGAAGCTGTGTTTGGACACGAGCCCCCTGGAGTGGAGCGTCACAGATGTGGTTCGTTTCATCAGGACCACCGACTGCGCCCCTCTCGCTCGCATTTTCATGGATCAA GAGATCGACGGGCAGGCGCTGCTCCTGCTGAACCTGCCGACGGTGCAGGAGTGCATGGATCTGAAGCTGGGACCGGCAATCAAGCTGTGCCACCACATAGAGAGAGTCAAGCTGGTGTTTTATCAACAGTTTGCCACGTAG
- the LOC128760636 gene encoding protein kinase C delta type-like has translation MAPFLRIAFVAYDVGALCSNSDTPICAIKMKESVNTERGKTLVQRKPTMYPAWKSTFDAHIYEGRILEVVLMQSTEVPLAKATIGISVLAERCKKSKTNGRDEFWLDLLPSGRVQMVVQFFLEDSDAAATKPSVRMAPEDGLTTLNRRRGAFKQPKIHVIRNHEFMATFFGQPTFCSVCREFLWGLNKQGYKCRQCNAAIHKKCIDIIIAKCTGTAANSRDTMFQKERFKIDMPHRFKCHNYRSPTFCDHCGSLLWGLYRQGLKCEDCGMNVHSNCQTKVANLCGINQKMLAEALSQVSQRSKKSDNAADIGIYQDSESVKIDPAADKNGKAGDVPCQVPATPETPKTRLTLNHLVFHKVLGKGSFGKVLLAELKGQGQFFAVKVLKKDVVLMDDDVECTMVEKRVLSLAWDNPFLTHLYSTFQSKEHLFFVMEYLNGGDLMFHIQDGGRFNLNRAVFYSAEIVVGLQFLHSKGIIYRDLKLDNVMLDRDGHIKIADFGMCKENVFGAVRATTFCGTPDYIAPEILLGQKYTFSVDWWSFGVLVFEMLIGQSPFQGDDEDELFESIRSDTPPYPRWITKESKSLLEQLFERDPTRRLGVVGDIRAHPFFKTINWTALKKREVEPPFKPKVKSPGDYSNFDREFLSEKPRLSHADKNLIDSMDQTAFAGFSFVNPKLEHLIAK, from the exons ATGGCGCCCTTCCTTCGCATCGCCTTCGTGGCTTATGACGTGGGCGCCCTGTGCTCAAACAGTGACACCCCCATCTGTGCCATCAAGATGAAGGAGTCCGTCAACACAG AGCGAGGGAAGACTCTGGTCCAGAGGAAGCCGACCATGTATCCTGCTTGGAAGTCCACCTTTGACGCTCACATCTATGAAGGCAGAATCCTGGAGGTCGTTCTCATGCAGAGCACGGAGGTGCCGCTGGCCAAAGCTACGATTGGTATTTCTGTACTGGCAGAACGCTGTAAAAAGTCAAAGACGAACGGACGAGATGAGTTCTGGCTGGACCTACTGCCTTCTGGAAGGGTCCAGATGGTGGTGCAGTTTTTCCTGGAGGACAGTGATGCAG CTGCCACCAAGCCATCGGTGCGAATGGCTCCTGAAGACGGACTCACGACGCTCAACAGGAGGCGAGGAGCGTTCAAACAGCCAAAGATTCATGTCATCAGGAATCACGAGTTCATGGCGACGTTCTTCGGTCAGCCCACGTTCTGCTCCGTGTGCCGGGAGTTCCTCTG GGGGTTGAATAAACAAGGATACAAGTGCAGAC AATGCAACGCTGCCATTCACAAGAAATGCATCGACATCATCATCGCCAAGTGTACAGGCACAGCAGCCAACAGCCGTGACACCATG TTCCAGAAAGAGCGCTTCAAGATCGACATGCCGCATCGCTTCAAGTGCCACAACTACAGGAGCCCCACTTTCTGCGACCACTGTGGCAGCCTGCTGTGGGGGCTGTACCGTCAGGGACTCAAGTGTGAAG ACTGCGGCATGAACGTGCACAGCAACTGTCAGACCAAGGTGGCCAACCTGTGCGGCATCAACCAGAAGATGCTGGCGGAAGCTCTGTCTCAAGTCAGCCAG AGGTCCAAGAAGTCCGACAACGCAGCCGACATCGGAATCTACCAGGACTCTGAGAGCGTGAAAATAGACCCTGCTG CTGACAAAAACGGAAAAGCCGGTGATGTTCCGTGTCAAGTGCCGGCGACTCCGGAGACTCCGAAGACACGACTCACTCTGAACCACCTGGTCTTCCACAAAGTGCTGGGAAAAGGAAGTTTTGGAAAG GTTCTCTTGGCCGAGCTCAAGGGTCAGGGTCAGTTCTTTGCAGTGAAGGTTCTGAAGAAGGATGTGGTGCTAATGGACGACGACGTGGAGTGCACCATGGTGGAGAAGCGGGTGCTGTCGCTGGCCTGGGACAATCCCTTCCTCACCCACCTGTACTCCACCTTCCAGTCCAAA GAGCACCTCTTCTTTGTGATGGAGTACCTGAATGGCGGCGACTTGATGTTCCACATCCAAGATGGAGGACGCTTCAACCTCAACAGAGCTGT TTTCTACAGTGCAGAGATTGTCGTGGGTCTTCAGTTCCTGCACTCCAAAGGAATCATCTACAG AGATCTGAAACTGGACAACGTGATGCTGGACAGGGACGGTCACATTAAGATCGCAGACTTCGGCATGTGTAAAGAAAACGTGTTCGGAGCAGTCAGAGCAACCACTTTCTGCGGGACACCGGACTACATCGCCCCAGAG ATCCTGCTCGGgcagaagtacaccttctctgTGGACTGGTGGTCTTTCGGCGTGCTGGTCTTCGAAATGCTGATCGGACAGTCTCCCTTCCAAGGAGACGACGAGGACGAGCTGTTTGAGTCCATCCGGTCGGACACGCCCCCCTATCCACGCTGGATCACCAAAGAGTCCAAGAGTCTGCTCGAGCAG CTGTTTGAACGGGACCCCACCCGCAGGTTGGGTGTCGTGGGTGACATACGTGCCCATCCCTTCTTCAAGACCATCAACTGGACTGCGCTAAAGaagagagaggtggagcctcCTTTCAAACCCAAAGTG AAATCCCCCGGCGACTACAGCAACTTTGACCGAGAGTTCCTGAGCGAGAAACCGAGACTGTCCCATGCCGACAAGAACCTCATCGACTCCATGGACCAGACGGCGTTCGCGGGCTTCTCCTTCGTCAACCCCAAACTGGAGCACTTGATAGCCAAGTGA